Below is a window of Veillonella rodentium DNA.
GAACGAAGCGCAGGCCCGTAAGACAAAACCGGAAACGAGTACTGATATATCCGTACAACGTGCACCTGGTGAATCTATGGTCATGACGATGAGTAGAATCGGTACGATTTTCCAAAATCGTTTCCCTAATGCGGCAATTCATTCCGTAGAATTGAATTCTAATGATTTAAATTATGGCTATAAAGTGGTAGGTTATAGCAAATATCATCAATATAAATTGAAAATTGATGTAATTACGGGCAATGTATCCGATATGGAAGAAGGCGGTAAGCCTAAGAAAGTGATTGGCGAAATCTTTAATAAAGATAAAGTCATCGAAGCTGCTCAGGCAGAAGCTGTGGCTAAGCAACAATTAGGTGCGGATGCGGTTATGAAGGGCTGGAAAATTGAGGCACATGAAGGTAAGGTCCTTTATCATGTAACGATGCACCAAGACGGTAAGAAAGTTGTCGTTACTGTCGATGCACAAACCGGAGCCTATGTAGGTCAAGGTAAGGCAAGTAAATTACCACCGGAACCGGATCAAGGTTTTGATGGACGTAAAACAAACATTATCTGGGGTAGCGGTATCGATTTAGGTCGTTAATCCATGGATACGAATGTGATAGTATTTAAATATTTATCGTATTGAAATAAAGAAAAACGGTCTGTACCGACATTAATCGGTACAGACCGTTTTTTTATTACTTCATGTAATGATATAGTTTCACCTTATGAGCAGGTTTTGTATTACCAGCGATGTTCGTAATATACCTGAGTCCACATGATAACTTCAATTAGAGAAGGGTGAGGACTCATGGTTTCGCCGACGGTAATGACCGATCGTGGATCCATATTGCGCGTTAAACCTTGAGCACGTAGTCGCTTAGTTTGTTCCGATGCGATATCCTCATTAATTGCGGTTAAAGGTGTAACACCGCTGTTCATAAGGTTTACATATGGTTGGAAGAGGATAGAGGCTTGCGGGCCTACAACGTGCATGCCGAGGATATAATTGGTATCCTTATCAACGACGATTTTTACAAACCCGTCATTTACATCGCCCGGATTGATGCCCATTGCATAGCCTTTAGCCGTAGCGGAGTAGTAGTTTTTACCGACACCTACATTATAGCCGGCCTTGATTGCTTCCGCCTCGGTAAGGCCTACGCTGCCAATCTCAGGATACGAAAACGTGACCTTTGGCAGTGTGTCGTAACGGGCCCAGCGATAATCCTTTTCGCTTGTGGCATAGAAGAGATTGTGTGCAATGATATCCGCCTCGTAATTGGCGCGGTGACGGAATGCGGGTTCGCCGTTCACATCACCTAACGCATAGATACCGTCGACGGAGGTTTCCAAGAACTCATTTGTTTTAATCCAGCCGTTCTTCCAAGTTGTGATGCCCGTATTTTCAAGATGTAATTCCTGTACGGTAGGGCGAATGCCGGCGGCAACTAAGATTTCTTCTACTTTCGTCTCCGTGATTTCCCCCGTTGTACGATCTTTTGTTACAACGACCTTGAGGCCATTTTCCTGGCGTATCTCTACGGTATCCTGGTTCAAGACTACATTGATACCGCGAGCTCTGTAATTTTCGAGTAGATGAGCCGATACTTCTTCATCTTCCTTCGGTACGAGACGTACATTATGTTGAATGATTGTTACATCTGTACCGGCGGAAGCGAATACATGTGAGAATTCTGCACCGATTGGGCCGGCACCTAATACAGCTAAGGATTTATATGGTTTTTCCGGATATTTATCACCGAAGAGGCTTTCACTGGATAAGAAACCTGCCTCTTGAAGGCCCGGTACATTTGGAATGTTGCTATGACCGCCTGTGCCTAGAATGATGATAGGGGCTGTAATTTCTTCGGATTCGCCGCCGTCATTGAGGTGAACTTTCATTACCTTGTCGGATACAAAGCTGGCTGCGCCGCGATAAACGTCAACATTGTCAAAGGCATCGTAATATTTAAAAATATCTTTGTTTTCATCGATTACATGCCATACGCGTTTTGAAATGGTATTCCAGTCCATTGTTGCCTCGCTGACATTGATACCGATCTTTTTAAATTCCTCGACCTCTTGTACGGCATTGGCTGCCGTTACCATTACCTTTGTAGGAATACAGCCGCGGTTTAAGCAGGTGCCGCCGAATTTACCTTTTTCTATTTGTGCAATCTTAAGGCCCTTTTTTTGCGCTGCATCTACTACGATGTTAGCACCGCCTGTGCCGACTACAATAATATCGTATTGTTTCATGTCGATTCCTTTCTGATTTGATCATTGAGAGTTATTATTGTTAATTCTATTATATCAGTACATTGAAGAAAATCAATATAGAGGACTGATTTTATTTTTAATATATATTTGTAATATCGACTGTGTAATACATCGGTTGAATAGACTTCTCAGACATATAGTTTAAATAGATTCCACAGATATATAGCTTTTGAGGGGTTATGTGTTGCGATGCGAGTGAAAGTAATATATTGTTGTTCTTATACAATAAAAGACGCCCTGTAAACCGAATTCAAAAGTTAATTTAACTTTTATAGTTTCGTTTCTGAGGGCGTCAAAAATTATTGCCAGTCTTCGTTATAGCCGCGTTTTGCATAGTCTGCCGTAGCGGTAAAGAGAATGTCCGTACTAGAGTTCAGTGCTGTTTCCGTAGAGTCCTGCAATACTCCGATAATAAAACCTACACCTACAACCTGCATGGCGATATCATTGGAAATACCGAATAGGGAGCACGCCAATGGGATGAGCAGTAAGGAGCCGCCTGCTACACCGGAGGCTCCGCAAGCACCGATAGTGGCGATGACAGAAAGGAGAATTGCAGTCGGAATATCCACTTGAATCCCTAATGTGTGAGCTGCAGCTAACGTCATAATCGTGATGGTGATGGCTGCGCCCCCCATGTTGATTGTGGCACCTAACGGAATGGATACGGAATACATATCCGGATTTAAGTGTAATCGTTTAGCTAAATCCAAGTTCACCGGAATGTTTGCGGCGGAACTGCGTGTGAAGAAGGCGTAAATTGCAGATTCGCGTAAGCATTTGAATACCAGAGGATATGGATTGCGACGAATAAAGATGAATACGAGCAATGGATTGATTACAAGTGCTACAAAGAACATAGAACCTAGTAAGAGAACAAGTAGTTGTAAATATCCTAGTAAAGCTTCAATACCATTTGTAGCAATGGAGTCGGCTACGAGGCCCATAATTCCGAGTGGGGCGAATCGGATAATCCAACCTACAACGGTTGTAATTGCCTGGGAAAAGGATTCTATGTTTTCTTTTGTACCCATTGGAGCATGTCGTAATGCTCCGCCAATCATGAGTGCCCAACCGAGAATACCGATATAGTTACCGGTCATCAAAGCGTGCACAGGATTATCTACGATATTTT
It encodes the following:
- a CDS encoding dihydrolipoyl dehydrogenase family protein yields the protein MKQYDIIVVGTGGANIVVDAAQKKGLKIAQIEKGKFGGTCLNRGCIPTKVMVTAANAVQEVEEFKKIGINVSEATMDWNTISKRVWHVIDENKDIFKYYDAFDNVDVYRGAASFVSDKVMKVHLNDGGESEEITAPIIILGTGGHSNIPNVPGLQEAGFLSSESLFGDKYPEKPYKSLAVLGAGPIGAEFSHVFASAGTDVTIIQHNVRLVPKEDEEVSAHLLENYRARGINVVLNQDTVEIRQENGLKVVVTKDRTTGEITETKVEEILVAAGIRPTVQELHLENTGITTWKNGWIKTNEFLETSVDGIYALGDVNGEPAFRHRANYEADIIAHNLFYATSEKDYRWARYDTLPKVTFSYPEIGSVGLTEAEAIKAGYNVGVGKNYYSATAKGYAMGINPGDVNDGFVKIVVDKDTNYILGMHVVGPQASILFQPYVNLMNSGVTPLTAINEDIASEQTKRLRAQGLTRNMDPRSVITVGETMSPHPSLIEVIMWTQVYYEHRW
- the sstT gene encoding serine/threonine transporter SstT, whose amino-acid sequence is MNRFMTSINKVSLIQQIIIGLIIGIVTALYIPDIAKELSLLGILFVGALKGIAPILVFFLVITAISKHRSGQKTGMGSVITLYLLGTFLSAALAVIVSWFFPTTLHLATGATDAAPPQGISEVMITLLKNIVDNPVHALMTGNYIGILGWALMIGGALRHAPMGTKENIESFSQAITTVVGWIIRFAPLGIMGLVADSIATNGIEALLGYLQLLVLLLGSMFFVALVINPLLVFIFIRRNPYPLVFKCLRESAIYAFFTRSSAANIPVNLDLAKRLHLNPDMYSVSIPLGATINMGGAAITITIMTLAAAHTLGIQVDIPTAILLSVIATIGACGASGVAGGSLLLIPLACSLFGISNDIAMQVVGVGFIIGVLQDSTETALNSSTDILFTATADYAKRGYNEDWQ
- a CDS encoding PepSY domain-containing protein produces the protein MNKKLVSMVLTGVLAVGVLSVAAPNEAQARKTKPETSTDISVQRAPGESMVMTMSRIGTIFQNRFPNAAIHSVELNSNDLNYGYKVVGYSKYHQYKLKIDVITGNVSDMEEGGKPKKVIGEIFNKDKVIEAAQAEAVAKQQLGADAVMKGWKIEAHEGKVLYHVTMHQDGKKVVVTVDAQTGAYVGQGKASKLPPEPDQGFDGRKTNIIWGSGIDLGR